One part of the Streptomyces lydicus genome encodes these proteins:
- a CDS encoding xanthine dehydrogenase family protein molybdopterin-binding subunit, translated as MNPHFPAGPPPYPLGAPLVRREGREKVTGAARYAAEHTPPDCAYAWPVPATVARGRVTAVDTTEALTLPGVCAVLTHENAPRLATADDPTLLVLQEDRVPHRGWYVALAVADSLEAARAAADTVRVSYATEEHDVELTTGHPRLYEPETVNGGYPATRERGDFDAAFADAPVTVDVRYTVPPLHNHPMEPHAATAWWSDGHLTVHDASQGSTKVCEDLAALFKLEKSEVTVVSEHVGGGFGSKGTTRPQAVLAAMAARHTGRPVKLALPRREMPAVVGHRAPTLQRVRLGAGRDGVLTALAHESVTHTSTVTEFVEQAAVPGRMMYTSPNSRTTHRVAPLDVPTPSWMRAPGEAPGMYALESALDELAVALDLDPVELRMRNEPDTEPDSDRAFSSRHLVGCLREGAERFGWQPRDPRPGVRREGRLLLGTGVASATYPVLIVASAAEAHAAADGGFRVRINATDIGTGARTTLAQVAAAALGVPEERVGVEIGSSDLPPAMLAGGSAGTGSWGWAVHKACTALRARLRDHVGPLPSDGFTVTADTRQETSERSPYSRHSFGATFAEVQVDTVTGEVRVRRLTGVYAAGRILNPRTARSQFTGGMTMGLGMALMEGSSLDPAFGDFAERDLASYHVPACADVLRIEAHWLDEEDPHLNPMGSKGIGEIGIVGTAAAIGNAVWHATGARLRDLPLTPDKVLPHL; from the coding sequence ATGAATCCGCACTTCCCCGCAGGCCCGCCCCCGTACCCCCTGGGCGCGCCCCTCGTCCGCCGTGAAGGACGCGAGAAGGTCACCGGCGCCGCACGCTACGCCGCCGAACACACCCCACCTGACTGCGCCTACGCCTGGCCGGTGCCGGCCACCGTGGCCCGCGGCCGGGTCACCGCCGTGGACACCACGGAGGCGCTCACCCTGCCGGGCGTGTGCGCGGTGCTGACGCACGAGAACGCGCCCCGCCTCGCGACCGCCGACGATCCGACGCTGCTGGTCCTTCAGGAGGACCGGGTGCCGCACCGCGGCTGGTACGTCGCGCTCGCCGTCGCCGACAGTCTCGAAGCCGCCCGCGCCGCCGCCGACACGGTCCGGGTCAGCTACGCGACGGAGGAGCACGACGTGGAGCTGACCACCGGGCATCCGCGGCTGTACGAGCCGGAGACGGTCAACGGCGGCTATCCGGCGACCCGGGAGCGCGGCGACTTCGACGCGGCGTTCGCCGACGCCCCGGTCACCGTCGACGTCCGCTACACCGTGCCGCCGCTGCACAACCACCCCATGGAGCCGCACGCCGCCACCGCCTGGTGGAGCGACGGCCACCTCACCGTCCATGACGCGAGCCAGGGCTCCACGAAGGTGTGCGAGGACCTCGCCGCGCTGTTCAAGCTGGAGAAGAGCGAGGTCACCGTCGTCTCCGAGCACGTCGGCGGCGGCTTCGGATCCAAGGGGACGACCCGGCCGCAGGCCGTGCTGGCGGCGATGGCCGCGCGGCACACCGGCCGGCCGGTCAAACTCGCCCTGCCGCGACGGGAGATGCCCGCGGTCGTCGGCCACCGCGCGCCCACCCTCCAGCGCGTCCGCCTCGGGGCGGGCAGGGACGGCGTCCTCACCGCCCTCGCCCACGAGAGCGTCACCCATACCTCGACCGTCACCGAGTTCGTCGAGCAGGCCGCGGTGCCCGGGCGCATGATGTACACCTCGCCCAACAGCCGTACCACGCACCGGGTCGCGCCGCTCGACGTGCCGACGCCCTCCTGGATGCGGGCCCCGGGCGAGGCACCCGGGATGTACGCCCTGGAGTCGGCCCTCGACGAACTGGCCGTCGCCCTCGACCTCGACCCCGTCGAGCTGCGGATGCGCAACGAACCGGACACCGAGCCGGACTCCGACCGCGCCTTCAGCAGCCGGCACCTCGTGGGCTGTCTGCGGGAGGGCGCCGAGCGCTTCGGCTGGCAGCCGCGGGACCCGCGCCCGGGCGTACGGCGGGAGGGGCGGCTGCTGCTGGGAACCGGCGTCGCCTCGGCCACCTATCCCGTCCTGATCGTCGCCTCCGCAGCCGAGGCGCACGCCGCCGCGGACGGCGGCTTCCGCGTCCGCATCAACGCCACCGACATCGGCACCGGCGCCCGCACCACGCTCGCGCAGGTCGCCGCCGCCGCGCTGGGCGTGCCGGAGGAGCGGGTCGGCGTGGAGATCGGCAGCAGCGATCTGCCGCCGGCGATGCTGGCCGGTGGTTCGGCGGGCACGGGCTCCTGGGGCTGGGCGGTCCACAAGGCGTGCACGGCGCTGCGGGCCCGGCTGCGGGACCACGTGGGGCCGCTCCCGTCGGACGGCTTCACGGTCACCGCGGACACCCGCCAGGAGACGTCCGAGCGGTCCCCCTACTCCCGGCACTCCTTCGGCGCCACCTTCGCCGAGGTGCAGGTCGACACCGTCACCGGCGAGGTGCGGGTGCGCCGGCTGACGGGCGTCTACGCGGCCGGCCGGATCCTCAACCCCCGTACGGCGCGCTCCCAGTTCACCGGCGGCATGACGATGGGGCTGGGCATGGCGCTGATGGAGGGCAGCAGCCTGGACCCCGCCTTCGGCGACTTCGCGGAACGCGATCTGGCCTCCTACCACGTGCCGGCCTGCGCCGACGTCCTGCGGATCGAGGCGCACTGGCTCGACGAGGAGGATCCGCACCTCAACCCCATGGGCAGCAAGGGCATCGGCGAGATCGGCATCGTCGGTACCGCGGCGGCCATCGGCAACGCCGTGTGGCACGCCACCGGTGCCCGGCTGCGCGACCTCCCGCTGACCCCGGACAAGGTCCTGCCGCACCTGTGA
- a CDS encoding FAD binding domain-containing protein, with product MKPFGYLRVSSVEEAVRAAGEHPGARFLAGGTNLVDLMKLGVVEPRTLIDVTRLPLDRIEELPDGGVRIGAMVRNSDLAASVPVRERYPVLSQSLLAGASGQLRNTATTGGNLLQRTRCLYFQDTSKPCNKRLPGTGCPAREGVHRDLAVLGHSQHCVATQPSDMAVALAALDATVHLHGPDGERSVPATDFHRLPADHPEQDTVIRPGELLTAVQLPPVATGTRSRYRKARDRASYAFALVSVGAVLDVRDGVVRRAALAFGGLAHRPWRARAAEEVLQGAPATEETFARAAEAELAAARPLRDNGFKVPLARNLAVGVLTDLADPETADPAAPGPARPA from the coding sequence GTGAAACCGTTCGGATACCTCCGCGTGAGCAGCGTCGAGGAGGCGGTACGCGCCGCCGGCGAGCACCCCGGGGCCCGGTTCCTGGCCGGGGGCACCAACCTCGTCGACCTGATGAAGCTGGGCGTCGTGGAGCCGCGGACGCTCATCGACGTCACACGGCTGCCGCTGGACCGCATCGAGGAGCTGCCGGACGGGGGAGTGCGGATCGGCGCGATGGTCCGCAACAGCGACCTCGCCGCGTCCGTCCCCGTGCGCGAGCGCTATCCCGTGCTGTCGCAGTCGCTGCTGGCCGGTGCCTCCGGGCAGCTGCGCAACACCGCGACCACCGGCGGCAACCTCCTCCAGCGCACCCGCTGCCTGTACTTCCAGGACACCTCCAAGCCCTGCAACAAACGCCTCCCGGGCACCGGCTGCCCGGCCCGCGAGGGCGTCCATCGCGACCTCGCCGTACTCGGCCACTCCCAGCACTGCGTCGCCACCCAGCCGTCGGACATGGCGGTCGCGCTGGCGGCCCTGGACGCCACCGTTCACCTGCACGGCCCCGACGGCGAACGCAGTGTGCCGGCCACCGACTTCCACCGGCTGCCGGCCGACCACCCGGAGCAGGACACCGTGATCCGGCCCGGCGAACTGCTCACCGCCGTCCAGCTCCCGCCGGTGGCCACCGGCACCCGCTCGCGCTACCGCAAGGCCCGCGACCGCGCCTCGTACGCCTTCGCGCTGGTCTCCGTCGGCGCCGTACTGGACGTACGGGACGGTGTCGTACGGCGGGCCGCGCTGGCCTTCGGCGGGCTCGCGCACCGGCCCTGGCGCGCCCGCGCGGCCGAGGAGGTGCTCCAGGGCGCCCCCGCCACCGAAGAAACCTTCGCCCGCGCCGCCGAGGCCGAACTCGCCGCCGCCCGACCGCTGCGCGACAACGGCTTCAAGGTCCCGCTGGCCCGCAATCTCGCCGTCGGCGTGCTGACGGACCTGGCCGATCCCGAGACCGCGGATCCGGCAGCTCCGGGCCCGGCCCGGCCGGCCTGA
- a CDS encoding 2Fe-2S iron-sulfur cluster-binding protein, whose translation MEPTNQPAAEQRSALVLHINGTPQRLTLDHRTTLLDVLREHLGLIGAKKGCDHGQCGACTVLVDGRRANSCLLLAVAQEERQITTVEGLAEGERLHPLQAAFLERDALQCGYCTPGQICSAVGMLREVADGFPSHVTPATADPTAPVELSTDEIRERMSGNLCRCGAYPRIVEAVEDVAAAAAAGRPGQGVSS comes from the coding sequence GTGGAGCCCACCAACCAGCCGGCGGCCGAGCAGCGCTCCGCGCTCGTGCTGCACATCAACGGCACACCGCAGCGGCTGACCCTGGACCACCGGACCACCCTGCTGGACGTGCTCCGTGAGCACCTCGGTCTGATCGGCGCCAAGAAGGGCTGCGACCACGGCCAGTGCGGCGCCTGCACGGTGCTCGTCGACGGCCGGCGCGCCAACAGCTGCCTGCTGCTGGCCGTGGCGCAGGAGGAGCGGCAGATCACCACCGTCGAGGGCCTGGCGGAGGGCGAGCGGCTGCACCCGCTGCAAGCGGCGTTCCTGGAACGGGACGCCCTGCAGTGCGGCTACTGCACCCCGGGCCAGATCTGTTCGGCCGTCGGGATGCTGCGGGAGGTGGCCGACGGCTTCCCGTCCCACGTCACCCCGGCCACCGCGGACCCCACGGCCCCGGTGGAGCTGAGCACCGACGAGATCCGCGAGCGGATGAGCGGCAACCTCTGCCGCTGCGGCGCCTACCCGCGGATCGTCGAAGCGGTCGAGGACGTCGCCGCGGCCGCCGCGGCCGGCCGCCCGGGACAGGGGGTGTCCTCGTGA
- a CDS encoding isochorismatase family protein — protein sequence MTVTPVPRTDAAPDADLAPETAPEAAPEAAAPAPDTAAAAEHTAAGPATGAEPAAAVEALLLVDLQTAFVAGDEAVPDAARVLDRGRALLARARAAGALVVHLQNDGAPGTVDEPRTPGWALHLPVEPGPRESVIRKSEDDGFDGTPLGALLDGAGVRALALCGVLSEMCVAATARTALARDFRVVLPHDAHATYDIPAAAGISERVPAALSSRAAEWALGDEAEIVPRAADVTFTAPRRGR from the coding sequence ATGACCGTGACGCCCGTGCCCCGTACCGACGCCGCTCCCGACGCCGACCTCGCTCCCGAGACCGCTCCCGAGGCCGCTCCCGAGGCCGCCGCTCCCGCTCCCGACACCGCCGCTGCCGCCGAGCACACCGCTGCCGGGCCGGCCACCGGTGCCGAGCCGGCGGCCGCCGTCGAGGCGCTGCTCCTCGTCGACCTCCAGACGGCCTTCGTCGCGGGCGACGAGGCGGTGCCCGACGCGGCCCGGGTGCTCGACCGCGGACGCGCGCTGCTCGCCCGGGCCCGCGCGGCCGGCGCGCTCGTCGTCCATCTGCAGAACGACGGCGCGCCCGGCACCGTCGACGAGCCGCGCACGCCCGGCTGGGCACTCCACCTGCCCGTCGAACCGGGCCCCCGTGAGTCCGTGATCCGCAAGAGCGAGGACGACGGCTTCGACGGCACGCCGCTCGGCGCGCTGCTCGACGGGGCCGGGGTGCGGGCACTGGCGCTGTGCGGGGTGCTCTCCGAGATGTGCGTCGCCGCGACCGCCCGCACCGCCCTGGCCCGTGACTTCCGTGTCGTGCTCCCGCACGACGCCCATGCCACCTACGACATTCCCGCGGCGGCCGGGATCAGCGAGCGGGTGCCGGCCGCCCTGTCCTCCCGCGCCGCCGAATGGGCCCTGGGCGACGAGGCGGAGATCGTCCCCCGGGCCGCCGACGTCACCTTCACCGCTCCCCGCCGCGGCCGGTGA
- a CDS encoding serine hydrolase domain-containing protein: MGAATVSGHCAPGFDGVREAFERNFREHGDVGAAVAVTVDGEPVVDLWGGHADAGRTRAWERDTLVNVYSTSKGMTALCAHLLVDRGELDLDAPVARYWPEFAQAGKQDVPVRWLLSHRAGLVAPRRPLPAGRAYDWDAVCATLAATEPWWQPGTAQGYHAVTFGYLVGEVVRRITGQSLGAFLRSEIAGPLGARVFIGTPAEEHASCADMVGQLDEARLAEQFPGAPKPPFTSIADHPLAVLMLALTSIPTGDVNSAVYRSAEIPAGNAHASAHGLATVYGALASGRLVGPATLEAMRRSQSLPGEPDLTLDALAPGGASLRWGLGYMLNQGQAGPNPLAFGHGGAGGSYAFADPENRLSYAYTMNRYGGGTTGTDPRNGGLVAAVYRALEQTRS; this comes from the coding sequence ATGGGAGCAGCCACGGTCAGCGGCCACTGCGCACCGGGCTTCGACGGCGTACGGGAAGCGTTCGAGCGGAACTTCAGGGAGCACGGAGACGTCGGCGCGGCGGTCGCGGTGACCGTGGACGGTGAGCCGGTGGTCGACCTGTGGGGCGGTCACGCGGACGCCGGCCGCACCCGCGCGTGGGAGCGCGACACCCTCGTCAACGTCTACTCCACGAGCAAGGGGATGACCGCGCTGTGCGCCCATCTCCTGGTGGACCGCGGCGAGTTGGACCTCGACGCGCCGGTGGCCCGGTACTGGCCGGAGTTCGCGCAGGCCGGCAAGCAGGACGTGCCGGTGCGCTGGCTGCTCAGCCACCGGGCCGGTCTGGTCGCGCCCAGGCGGCCGCTCCCGGCCGGCCGCGCCTACGACTGGGACGCGGTGTGCGCCACCCTGGCCGCCACCGAGCCGTGGTGGCAGCCGGGCACCGCCCAGGGCTACCACGCGGTGACCTTCGGATACCTCGTCGGGGAGGTCGTCCGGCGGATCACCGGGCAGTCGCTGGGCGCGTTCCTGCGCAGCGAGATCGCCGGGCCGCTGGGCGCCCGGGTGTTCATCGGCACCCCGGCGGAGGAGCACGCCTCCTGCGCGGACATGGTCGGGCAGCTGGACGAGGCGCGGCTCGCCGAGCAGTTCCCCGGTGCGCCCAAGCCGCCGTTCACCTCGATCGCCGACCACCCGCTGGCGGTCCTGATGCTGGCACTGACCTCCATCCCCACCGGCGACGTCAACAGCGCCGTCTACCGCTCGGCCGAGATCCCGGCGGGCAACGCGCACGCCTCCGCGCACGGGCTGGCGACCGTCTACGGGGCGCTGGCGAGCGGCCGGCTCGTCGGGCCGGCGACCCTGGAGGCGATGCGCCGCTCCCAGAGCCTCCCCGGCGAGCCCGACCTGACCCTCGACGCGCTCGCGCCGGGGGGCGCCTCGCTGCGCTGGGGTCTGGGCTACATGCTGAACCAGGGGCAGGCGGGACCCAACCCACTGGCCTTCGGGCACGGCGGCGCGGGCGGCTCGTACGCCTTCGCCGACCCCGAGAACCGGCTGTCGTACGCGTACACCATGAACAGGTACGGCGGAGGCACGACCGGTACCGATCCGCGCAACGGCGGGCTGGTCGCCGCGGTCTACCGGGCGCTGGAGCAGACCCGGAGCTGA
- a CDS encoding molybdopterin-dependent oxidoreductase, with translation MGVSPRTLPTSPSFWRSPVRGPRLTALLGVVLLAGITLLFVTGLLSYAAYNPDLAGGVNDETPGKGLLGFYLFSWPTGPYWLYRLTQGLHVTVGVALVPVLLAKLWSVIPKLFTLPPARSPGHAAERLSLLLLVGGALFEFVTGLLNIQLEYVFPGSFYPLHFYGAWVFIGAFVAHVALRLPRTVRAVRERTDPAPDADDTGLVAPRPAPPTVSRRGVLGLVGAGSLLLLATTAGQSIGGWWRRTALLAPHGGRDPGSGPNGFQINKSAAAVGIREQDTGADWRLTVEGGGRRVRLDRAALLRLPQHTSALPIACVEGWSTDNQQWGGVRLRDLAALVGFEGQPPGVVVESLQLRGAFRRAALSAHQVRDPRSLLALRVGGAELSADHGHPARIIVPAAPGVLNTKWVSRLTFGEW, from the coding sequence ATGGGCGTCTCTCCCCGCACTCTCCCGACCTCGCCGTCCTTCTGGCGCAGCCCCGTGCGCGGCCCTCGGCTGACCGCGCTGCTCGGCGTGGTGCTGCTGGCCGGCATCACGCTGCTGTTCGTCACCGGCCTGCTGTCGTACGCCGCGTACAACCCCGATCTGGCCGGCGGCGTCAACGACGAGACGCCCGGCAAGGGCCTGCTCGGCTTCTACCTCTTCAGCTGGCCGACCGGCCCGTACTGGCTCTACCGGCTCACCCAGGGCCTGCACGTCACCGTCGGCGTCGCGCTGGTGCCCGTCCTGCTGGCGAAGCTGTGGTCGGTGATCCCGAAGCTGTTCACGCTGCCGCCGGCCCGGTCGCCCGGGCACGCGGCGGAGCGGCTGTCCCTGCTGCTGCTGGTCGGCGGGGCGCTCTTCGAGTTCGTCACCGGCCTGCTCAACATCCAGCTGGAGTACGTCTTCCCCGGCTCCTTCTACCCGCTGCACTTCTACGGCGCCTGGGTGTTCATCGGCGCGTTCGTCGCGCACGTCGCGCTGCGGCTGCCGCGGACCGTGCGGGCGGTGCGGGAGCGCACCGACCCGGCGCCGGACGCCGACGACACCGGGCTCGTGGCGCCCCGCCCGGCCCCGCCGACGGTGTCCCGGCGCGGCGTGCTGGGCCTGGTCGGCGCCGGTTCGCTGCTGCTGCTCGCGACGACCGCCGGGCAGAGCATCGGCGGGTGGTGGCGGCGTACCGCGCTGCTGGCGCCGCACGGCGGGCGCGATCCGGGCAGCGGGCCGAACGGCTTCCAGATCAACAAGTCCGCCGCGGCGGTCGGCATCCGGGAGCAGGACACCGGCGCGGACTGGCGACTGACGGTCGAGGGCGGCGGCCGCCGGGTGCGGCTGGACCGCGCCGCGCTGCTGCGGCTGCCGCAGCACACCTCGGCCCTGCCGATCGCCTGCGTGGAGGGCTGGTCCACCGACAATCAGCAGTGGGGCGGGGTGCGGCTGCGGGACCTCGCGGCACTGGTGGGGTTCGAGGGGCAGCCGCCCGGCGTGGTGGTGGAGTCGCTGCAACTGCGCGGCGCGTTCCGGCGGGCCGCGCTGAGCGCGCACCAGGTGCGCGATCCGCGGTCGCTGCTCGCCCTGCGGGTCGGCGGGGCCGAGCTGTCCGCCGACCACGGCCACCCGGCGCGGATCATCGTGCCGGCCGCGCCCGGGGTGCTCAACACCAAGTGGGTCTCGCGGCTGACGTTCGGGGAGTGGTGA
- a CDS encoding TIGR04282 family arsenosugar biosynthesis glycosyltransferase yields MTGAAERRAGVATGPTTVLVIAKEPVPGRVKTRLTPPYTPEEAAQLAEAALHDTLRAVRAMPARRRVVVLDGRPGRWLPAGFDVRPQCAGGLDQRLAAAFADSAGPTLLIGMDTPQVTPDLLAPALCRGAWDGCDAWFGAAEDGGFWALGLAVPDPRLLRGVPMSTDRTGAVQRARLTAAGLRVRELPALRDVDTADDAERVAAAAPDGRFAATLARLRPDTGR; encoded by the coding sequence ATGACCGGGGCCGCGGAGCGCCGCGCGGGGGTCGCCACCGGACCGACGACGGTCCTGGTCATCGCCAAGGAACCGGTGCCGGGCCGGGTCAAGACCCGCCTCACCCCGCCCTACACCCCCGAGGAGGCCGCCCAGTTGGCCGAGGCCGCGCTGCACGACACCCTGCGGGCCGTGCGCGCCATGCCCGCCCGGCGGCGCGTGGTGGTGCTCGACGGCCGGCCCGGGCGGTGGCTGCCGGCCGGGTTCGACGTCCGGCCGCAGTGCGCCGGCGGCCTCGACCAGCGGCTCGCCGCGGCCTTCGCCGACAGCGCCGGCCCGACCCTGCTGATCGGTATGGACACCCCCCAGGTCACCCCGGACCTCCTCGCCCCCGCCCTGTGCCGCGGCGCCTGGGACGGCTGCGACGCCTGGTTCGGGGCGGCCGAGGACGGCGGATTCTGGGCGCTCGGCCTGGCCGTCCCCGACCCCCGGCTGCTGCGGGGCGTCCCCATGTCCACCGACCGCACCGGCGCCGTCCAGCGCGCCCGGCTGACCGCCGCCGGGCTCCGGGTACGGGAACTGCCGGCGCTGCGCGACGTGGACACCGCGGACGACGCCGAGCGGGTCGCGGCCGCCGCGCCCGACGGCCGGTTCGCCGCCACCCTGGCCCGGCTGCGGCCGGACACCGGCCGATGA
- a CDS encoding glycosyltransferase family 2 protein: MRAPARPAARVTAAARPAPVDVVLPCLDEAAALPWVLARIPHGWRAIVVDNGSTDGSAELARDLGATVVHEARRGFGAACHAGLLAAEADIVCFCDCDASLDPALLVPFARAVGAGESDLVLGRRRPEGRGAWPPHARAGNLALTRMLRRRTGLRLGDLGPLRAARRTALLDLGLTDRRSGYPLQMVVRAADAGWRIEEREVPYRPRTGRSKVTGTWRGTWQAVRDMRGVLNQPPLPPRTRRAAAR; encoded by the coding sequence ATGCGGGCGCCGGCCCGTCCGGCCGCCCGCGTGACCGCCGCCGCCCGCCCCGCCCCGGTGGACGTCGTGCTGCCCTGCCTGGACGAGGCCGCCGCACTGCCCTGGGTCCTGGCGCGCATCCCCCACGGCTGGCGGGCGATCGTCGTCGACAACGGCTCCACCGACGGCTCCGCCGAACTCGCCCGCGACCTCGGCGCCACCGTCGTCCACGAAGCCCGCCGCGGCTTCGGCGCCGCCTGCCACGCCGGGCTGCTGGCCGCCGAGGCGGACATCGTCTGCTTCTGCGACTGCGACGCCTCGCTCGACCCCGCACTGCTCGTCCCCTTCGCCCGCGCGGTGGGCGCCGGCGAGAGCGACCTGGTGCTGGGCCGCCGCCGCCCCGAGGGCCGCGGCGCCTGGCCGCCGCACGCCCGGGCCGGCAACCTCGCACTGACCCGGATGCTGCGCCGGCGCACCGGGCTGCGGCTGGGCGACCTCGGACCGCTGCGCGCCGCCCGGCGCACCGCGCTGCTCGACCTCGGGCTCACCGACCGGCGCAGCGGCTACCCCCTGCAGATGGTCGTCCGGGCCGCCGACGCCGGCTGGCGGATCGAGGAGCGCGAGGTGCCCTACCGTCCGCGCACCGGCCGTTCGAAGGTCACCGGCACCTGGCGCGGCACCTGGCAGGCGGTCCGCGACATGCGCGGCGTCCTCAACCAGCCGCCGCTCCCGCCCCGTACGCGGCGGGCGGCGGCCCGATGA
- a CDS encoding PP2C family protein-serine/threonine phosphatase, translating to MAVVSVVDLTAGPEVGFLPLVSLGPAFAGLVGGWRRTALVGLTAFVLCVGLGVYNGLFETRRGLTALLSVAGVTAAGVVAALMRQRREAELASVRSIAEVAQRVLLRPVPRSAGPLRIAVSYTSAVAEARIGGDLYEVVTSPAGVRIIVGDVQGKGLEAVESAAVVLGAFREAAHDEPDLSAVGERVERALNRHLSGERFVTAVLAEIGDGPDATLLNYGHPAPLVVRPDGTVAFAAPPDRALPLGLTLHGSGAAPHPHEVPFSPGDQLLFYTDGVSEARDVAGRFYPLDERAAHLKEPDPETALRAVREDLVEHAEGPLHDDAAMLLVRYRERR from the coding sequence ATGGCCGTGGTCAGCGTCGTCGACCTCACCGCGGGGCCCGAAGTCGGCTTCCTGCCCCTGGTGTCCCTGGGGCCGGCCTTCGCCGGGCTGGTCGGCGGCTGGCGGCGGACCGCGCTGGTCGGGCTGACCGCGTTCGTGCTCTGCGTCGGTCTGGGCGTCTACAACGGGCTGTTCGAGACCCGGCGCGGGCTGACCGCGCTGCTGTCGGTGGCCGGGGTGACCGCGGCCGGCGTGGTCGCCGCGCTGATGCGGCAGCGCCGCGAGGCGGAGCTGGCCAGCGTCCGCTCGATCGCCGAGGTCGCCCAGCGCGTGCTGCTGCGGCCGGTCCCGCGCAGCGCGGGGCCGCTGCGGATCGCGGTCTCCTACACCTCGGCGGTGGCCGAGGCCCGGATAGGCGGCGATCTGTACGAGGTGGTGACCTCACCCGCCGGTGTGCGGATCATCGTCGGCGACGTCCAGGGCAAGGGGCTGGAGGCGGTGGAGAGCGCCGCGGTGGTGCTGGGCGCCTTCCGGGAGGCCGCGCACGACGAGCCGGACCTGTCCGCCGTCGGCGAGCGCGTCGAACGGGCCCTGAACCGCCATCTGTCCGGCGAACGCTTCGTCACGGCGGTCCTCGCCGAGATCGGCGACGGCCCGGACGCGACGCTCCTCAACTACGGCCATCCGGCGCCGCTGGTCGTCCGCCCCGACGGCACCGTCGCCTTCGCCGCGCCCCCCGACCGCGCCCTGCCGCTGGGCCTGACCCTGCACGGCTCCGGGGCCGCCCCGCACCCCCACGAGGTGCCGTTCAGCCCCGGCGACCAGCTGCTGTTCTACACCGACGGGGTCTCCGAGGCCCGCGACGTGGCGGGCCGTTTCTACCCCCTCGACGAGCGCGCCGCCCACCTCAAGGAACCGGACCCGGAGACCGCGCTGCGGGCGGTCCGCGAGGACCTGGTCGAGCACGCGGAGGGCCCGCTGCACGACGACGCGGCGATGCTGCTGGTCCGCTACCGCGAGCGCCGCTGA
- a CDS encoding 4-hydroxybenzoate 3-monooxygenase — MTHPRRTTVGIIGAGPAGLLLARLLHRSGIDCVVLESRDRDYVERRQRAGILEQATVDALRAGGAGERMDREGLPHDGIELRFDRRAHRLDFPALTGGRRVMVYAQTEVVKDLIALQLADGPPLLFDARATAVEGAHTDRPVIRYLHHGTAHTLDCDYVVGCDGYHGVTRQAVPQSERRTYERGYPYSWLGVLAEVPPSSDELVYAHSERGFALLSMRTPAVSRLYLQVPNGTDPAAWPDERIWDELEARTAVDAPWKLRRGPITAKSVLPMRSSVTEPMRYGRVLLAGDAAHIVPPTGAKGLNLAVADVTVLARALDRLHRTGGAELLDAYSDTCLRRVWRAEHFSWFMTTTLHTAPGQTPFDTRLQRAQLDRIAGSPHAAAELAENYTGVPLP, encoded by the coding sequence GTGACCCACCCCCGCCGCACCACCGTCGGCATCATCGGCGCCGGACCCGCCGGCCTGCTGCTCGCCCGCCTGCTGCACCGCTCCGGGATCGACTGCGTCGTCCTGGAGAGCCGCGACCGCGACTACGTCGAGCGGCGGCAGCGCGCCGGCATCCTGGAACAGGCCACCGTGGACGCCCTGCGCGCCGGCGGGGCGGGGGAGCGGATGGACCGCGAGGGCCTGCCCCACGACGGCATCGAGCTGCGCTTCGACCGGCGTGCGCACCGCCTCGACTTCCCGGCGCTGACCGGCGGCCGCCGGGTCATGGTCTACGCACAGACCGAGGTGGTGAAGGACCTGATCGCGCTGCAACTCGCCGACGGGCCGCCGCTGCTGTTCGACGCGCGGGCCACCGCCGTCGAGGGCGCGCACACCGACCGCCCGGTCATCCGCTACCTGCACCACGGCACCGCACACACCCTCGACTGCGACTACGTCGTCGGCTGCGACGGCTACCACGGCGTGACCCGGCAGGCCGTGCCGCAGAGCGAACGCCGCACCTACGAGCGCGGCTACCCCTACTCCTGGCTCGGCGTGCTCGCCGAGGTCCCGCCGTCCTCCGACGAGCTGGTCTATGCGCACTCCGAACGCGGCTTCGCCCTGCTCAGCATGCGCACCCCGGCCGTCAGCCGGCTCTACCTCCAGGTCCCCAACGGCACCGATCCGGCGGCCTGGCCCGACGAGCGGATCTGGGACGAGCTGGAGGCCCGCACCGCCGTCGACGCGCCGTGGAAGCTGCGGCGCGGCCCGATCACCGCGAAGTCGGTCCTGCCCATGCGGAGTTCGGTCACCGAGCCGATGCGCTACGGGCGGGTGCTGCTGGCGGGCGACGCGGCGCACATCGTGCCGCCGACCGGGGCCAAGGGCCTCAACCTCGCCGTCGCCGACGTCACCGTCCTCGCCCGTGCCCTGGACCGGCTGCACCGGACCGGCGGGGCCGAACTGCTCGACGCCTACTCCGACACCTGTTTGCGCCGGGTCTGGCGGGCCGAGCACTTCTCCTGGTTCATGACGACGACGCTGCACACCGCGCCCGGGCAGACGCCGTTCGACACCCGGCTGCAGCGCGCGCAGCTCGACCGGATCGCCGGCTCCCCGCACGCCGCGGCGGAACTCGCCGAGAACTACACCGGAGTGCCCCTGCCGTGA